A genomic stretch from Cervus canadensis isolate Bull #8, Minnesota chromosome 27, ASM1932006v1, whole genome shotgun sequence includes:
- the LOC122428755 gene encoding ATP synthase-coupling factor 6, mitochondrial-like, giving the protein MILQRLFRLSSDVQSAISASLRRNIGVTAVAFNKELDPVQKLFVDKIREYRTKRQTSGGPVDAGPEYQQDLDRELFKLKQMYGKADMNTFPNCTFEDPKFEAVKKPQS; this is encoded by the coding sequence ATGATTCTTCAGAGGCTCTTCAGGCTCTCCTCTGATGTTCAGTCTGCAATCTCAGCCTCTCTGAGGCGGAACATTGGTGTCACAGCAGTGGCGTTTAATAAGGAGCTTGATCCTGTGCAGAAACTCTTCGTGGACAAGATTAGAGAATATAGAACTAAGCGCCAGACATCTGGAGGACCTGTTGATGCTGGCCCAGAGTATCAGCAAGACCTAGACCGGGAGCTTTTTAAGCTTAAACAAATGTATGGTAAAGCAGACATGAATACGTTCCCTAACTGCACGTTTGAAGACCCCAAGTTCGAAGCTGTCAAG